The segment CATGGGAAGTATAGAAATCGACGGTCTGCAGCGCATGATTGCTGTCACTGTCGATGCCCGCCGCCTTCATGAAATCCAGCGTGTCCGAGATCCGGTTCGCCATATCGCGGTATTTCGCGGCTTTCTCACCCTCGGTAAAGCCAAGCGTCCAGGCGTGAACCTGATGAACGTCCGCATACCCCCCCGTTGAGAACGCGCGCAGCAGGTTCAGCGTCGCCGCCGCCTGGGTGTAGGCCTGCAACATTTTTTGCGGATTGGGAATCCGCGCATCCGCAGTGAACGGCAGATCGTTGATGATGTCACCACGGTAGCTGGGCAGTTCCACGCCATCGACGGTTTCGGTCGGCGCCGACCGTGGTTTGGCAAACTGACCCGCCATGCGACCCACCTTGACCACAGGTACCTTGGCACCAAAAGTCAGGACCATCGCCATCTGCAACATCACCTTGAATGTGTCGCGGATGCCATTGGCGCTGAATTGTTCAAAGCTCTCGGCGCAATCGCCGCCCTGCAACAGAAACGCCTCGCCGCGCGACGCAGCGCCCAGCGATTTTTTCAGCTTGCGTGCCTCGCCTGCGAACACCAGCGGCGGATATTTGGCCAACTGTGCCTCGACCGCGTTCAGGGCAGCCGTATCCGTATACTCAGGCATCTGCACCCGAGGCTTGTTGCGCCACGTCGTCTTTTGCCATTCGGTCATCTGGTGTCTCCGGTCAGAACATTCTTTTTATGGTCACAGACGGCTCTATACAAAACACCGCGCCCCCTGACCATATGCGAAATAAGCGACATCTCTTGACGCTTCCCGATGGTTCTGCCCATCTGGGGCAGGAACACTGCCGCAGGGGGAGCGTTCAGGAAAGGTTAGCGGGCATGAAGATCCAGCGCCAGTATATCGAGGTTGACGCCGAGGGCAAACCGCGGCGGTTTGTGTTTGTGC is part of the Puniceibacterium sp. IMCC21224 genome and harbors:
- a CDS encoding class II 3-deoxy-7-phosphoheptulonate synthase; translation: MTEWQKTTWRNKPRVQMPEYTDTAALNAVEAQLAKYPPLVFAGEARKLKKSLGAASRGEAFLLQGGDCAESFEQFSANGIRDTFKVMLQMAMVLTFGAKVPVVKVGRMAGQFAKPRSAPTETVDGVELPSYRGDIINDLPFTADARIPNPQKMLQAYTQAAATLNLLRAFSTGGYADVHQVHAWTLGFTEGEKAAKYRDMANRISDTLDFMKAAGIDSDSNHALQTVDFYTSHESLLLEYEEALCRLDSTSGKWLAGSGHMIWIGDRTRQPDGAHVEFARGVLNPIGLKCGPTTTADDLKVLMSKLNPENEAGRLTLIARFGAGKVGENLPRLVKAVREEGANVTWVCDPMHGNTIKSSSGYKTRPFDLVLREVRDFFAVHNAEGTIPGGVHFEMTGDDVTECTGGVRAVTDEDLSDRYHTACDPRLNASQALELAFLVAEELTARREQAAVANG